Within Anopheles ziemanni chromosome 2, idAnoZiCoDA_A2_x.2, whole genome shotgun sequence, the genomic segment GAAAATGGATCCCCGCACGGCTCGGGACGGCTCGGATCAGGTCGGCATTACATAACACCAGCAGTTCATGATGAGCTGCCAATGGGCTGGGTGTGGGCAGGATGGTAAGAGTGGGTTGCTCGTTGCTATCACCTATTAGTGCAGGGTGTGGGGGGGACGATGGGATCCTGGGTGGATTGCAAACTAGTGCAGAATTTCTTGAAATTGCAAGGAAAAATAGTGGTATTGCGTGTATTGCATCAGTCTTGTCGTTAAAAAATTGTCTATTTTCATCCTTCCTAATGattacaaatgaaaattgaaaaccacaTACTTGAATCTCTGGCAGTGTTTGATTTGATCGGCAATTTTTGATATTCATCGaaattaattgatatttatgcGTGCtagatgttttaaaaatcaataggCAAATTTACAACTTAAAAATAACTGAATGTGAAGAAAACCATCATTTTTGAGACTCCAATAGGTAATGTCTGAGGgtaaaaattcaaatccatCGAATCTTTTCCTGTTTGTCAGAGTACAAACTTTTATAGATATACTTTAGgtcataaaaaaaaggaatatttAACTCATTAATGTCCTATGCTtgctaaattttgtttacagaGGTGTAGAAGGAATGCGTTAAGCCTTAAAGGGGACTTTGACCGAGAAAGATAATGAAAAAAGTGATAGCTGAAGCGTTATTCCAGTAAAACGCAGCCACTTTTACTTTGTTAGGTGACTTTTTGGCTGCTCTGATATTCTAAAAGAGTATATAAGTCCACTTGGCATGCTCCGCTTCGTAAATTGTATTTCTAAAGAAGCTTTTAGCAGAAGATGTTAACAGTTTTATTGTGAAATTTTTCACCTCAAATCCAGAGAAATCTCACATATAAAACTCACTCAGCCAGCAGATATCAGACTGCAAGAAGCATTAAAAGTATAAGTAAGTGAAAACCATCAGAAATGTGCTGAATTCAAGATTTATACGACTTGCTGTGCTGTAAATATATATTTCCAAATATTATAATCAAATGTAGCAaccatttttgcatttcaTATTGTTGTAGTACTACTGATTCATACAATCGTAATACAGAAAATGGAGTAATCCATACATTTGACACTAAAAGGTGACAAAGTAATATTCTTATGCTCGTCTAACCCatgtcttcttcttttcttctctcttccgTTTTCTCTACAGGAGGCATATCGAAGGTGGGGCTGCAGTGTTTTTATACCGTACTTCGCGTCGAGGGAGGACATCAAAAGTGTTAACAATAAAACCGGTAATCGAGACAGTGACCGAGCGACCCAGGGGAAATCGAACGCCAACCATGGGACCGCCGCGAACAAGCAGACTGAGCCGAATTTGAGCGATGCGAACAAACAGCAACtagtaaaaaatatatcaatCACTGTAAAAAGGTATGTGCGAGGGAATGCGGTAAGCAACGGATGTATTGTTTTACAAAGTTTACGTCTAGGGTGTATTGTAGgcatgagtttttttttatctaaacaaacacttcaaaaacatatttgttcgCGGGTTTTCCAAATCCATACGAACGATGGTCACACTCCATTAAATAATCGACGAATGGTATGGTTGATGGTTTCCTCGAATTAACATCAACATTTTCACCCTCCCCCTACCCCTTCTTCCGTTTGTCTACTAACCAGTTTTTTCCCAGTTGCAAAGATGTTTTCCTCGAGCTCACCGCAAGTAGATATTCGAGCTGGATGGtaacattttttccttcttctatCCGAGGCCAATCGTTAGAAGTTCATCCGTTAGGCATGGCTTATTCAGCTCCCCTTTTACTCCAGACAACCCCAgtccacaaaataaaaaaaaaaacccctggaGAAGCGAGGATCGATCGGACTGGGATGCGCCTCCGCCAGGCCAAAACCATGGGGCGGAACGTCGTGAATAAATAATTCCGTACCACCGTTTCATTTGGGAATTTCCACACTCCACACACTGACGTGGTTCTCCGAAAAGGGCTGCCTTGTCGGAGCCACCGTGTTgttgtttcttcctttttgcGCTACTTGGCGAACTCCCAACGAAGAACGCTGCCTTTGACTGGCAGCCGTCCCGAGAGCTCAAGTGGAACGATCGACGGAGAACGGGTTGTAAGACggggggaaacaaaaaagggggaCGATGGAAGGGAAATCAGGCAAAACTACCgactaataaaaaaacacacaaccaaCAAACCCACCCTTTGgaagggatggaaaaatcTTCATCGCACTTCATCCGAAACCAGTCAATCAAAGGAAGAAACGCCGGAACTGAGAGCCTCGTGCAAAAAGGGTGTGCATGGAGGTGACAGGAGGAACAAAAAACTCAAACTCCGGAGCCGCCACCGTCTCGAAGGCATTCGCACGGGAAAACACTGATGGATCGGGCCGGGCGGACAGGCTAATTGATTAGTTAAATGGATGCACATCAGGGCAAAGACGGCCTCCTCTGCTCTGGTGAATAATAGATAGCGGCAAATTAATAATCGCTCAAAGTTGGCCCCGCCGGCTTCGGATTGCGGCGGGATCCGGCTGCGGGTAGTGAGACAAATTAGCAACACCCCGGCGGCAGATTtacgccgtcgtcgtcgtcgacagGCGGCTTGCGGCTCGTGTGGCTTGCGATCGATTAAGGGTTTTCCAGGCACTGGTCTCAAGGACGCGCGAGCCTGTCCACTTTGCCTCCACGGCGCCAAAGGTGGTGTGGGTGGGGCGTTATCTTTCCGTGGGGACACTTTTTTCGTCCTTTTCGATGACAGGGGTGAAACAAATTTTCCCTGCCCGCATACATTATTCACCATCAGCTGGAGTCCAGCGTGCGTATCCATTGCTCCAGCCGTACCTCCTTATGTCCATCGCTACAGAACGGACaacttttgcaataaaaaaggaCGCGAGCCAAAGCCGAAACGGAAGCCAAGAAGCCCGTACCGATGCTGCTCCCACTGTTCGCTTCCGTCTGACCCGGTAAAGGCCGTTTGTTGGCGCGAGATGGCTCCCGTGAGCTGGAAGGAGTGAAACTTCCTCCGGAGAAGCGGGGGTGAAGCACGAGAGTGGCACGAGGAGCCAACGAACGGTCGCCCAGTCGGTGGTCGCGCGTGCACGTGTTTGCCGATGAAACCGTCGAACCGGGCATCCTTTGTGCCATTTGAGGGCGTGCAACGGTATGGCCGCCCCCGAAGGTCCTTTCCGCCGAGGGACGCAATAAAACTTTGCTCGAGCCGTTATTGTTTGGGCGCTATGGCCACTAACGTTGGAAGGCGCTCTGGTGGTTCTGGAGAAGTTAGGAAGTTCCCGGAACAAGAAAATCGAACCCATGGCTCTTATATCGATTGAGAGAGTGATCCATTTGCTTGAAACAATTACTGCTAGAATATGAATATCGTGTCCAGTAACGAGAATCGCCAACATTCTGTTCAGACCGTAGGAAATGTGAGAAAATTTATCGGAAACAAAGATAAAGACGATCAGAAACAGCGTTGAAACATTCTTTGAAATTGTACACACATAAAACAGAAAGAGAATTTCAATTAACTCATCCCGGCTCAGATAATAAAAGGGAATTGAAAGTGCAGTCACTTGAAGCACATATTTAATGTTCCTTTAACCATCgttacttaaattaaaaattaatattccTCATCATTGATTCATACCGTGTGTCTTACCCTTTCGTTACAGTTCACGCCGAAAACGAGTACGAGTACGACCGTGTCTAAACGTATGTCAAACCGTAGAGCAAAAGTGTCCGTACATGCTGCCGGGCGACCGGGCACCAGCCTATCCGACGCAGTACGCCGGCGAGCCGACGTTTCTCTGTCGAGGTAAGGTTTTCGACAAGCGTTTCATCCGTGCtggttgttttgatttacGTTCAAACGCGTGGTTTTTCAGCCAATTTTATTCGTACGCCTCTTGGTGACCGGACCTTGGTTACTTGTGTTCTCTTGCCAAGAAAATGTGATCTAGcattttgtttcgtaaataaCTTTTACGATAGGAGAATGtcttttaatttcaacaatcggAAATTTGAATACATTGTTGCAAACAGAACATATAGAGAACTGTTTGCGTCTGGTGCGTTTATAGACATTTTAAACCCCATCAGTGACATTTGCGTTCAGTTAAGAAGTGTATAGTAATGTAAATGGAAACCAACTCGTGACTTTAAATTGATGGTCTGTCGGTTAACTAATCTAATCTTGTTTTCGGTTCCAGATCTTAACATCGAAGAAACGGGAGAGCAGCTACGTAAGTCGAATAATGGTCCGACCGCGTGTTGCTACGACTACTGCAGCTCGAGTCCAGCCGATGGGCTGTGTGCACGGTGCGATCCGCTACACAACGACACGGTGCAGGAGGATGGCGAGCTGGCGTTCAGCAGCGATCTACCATCGATATCGCCCAGCTGTCCGAGCATAGCGTCCGCTCCCAGCAGCTCCTCGCAGTCCGAGCAGTGCCGTTTGGCGCAGATCGCCATCTCGTCCCCGGACACGACTACCAGCACcgacaccaccgccaccacgaCCACCAGCacacccagcagcagcaataggGGAGCAACGGCATCCAGCACGGCCATGACACTTCCATCATCCACCTCGCCATCGTCATCGCCATCGAGGGCACTGTCGTCGCTGTTGAGGGCTCTGTGCGCCCTCGGGTCAGTGTACCGGACGCACACCGGTGGTGTGCACTCGTGGGCTGCCCTTTTGGTGATGCTGACCGCGGGGCCCGAGTTCGCCAGCTGGACGAAACAGCTGGTGCATCTGCTGGTCGTGTTATAGCTCACGGTGCGGGGGCTTCGGGTGATTGCACGCTCGGTGTAGCCTTCCCGGATGCTCCCCAGCGGGCCCCGCTAGCCCGGCCTTGGCAGCTATGCTGCAGCACCGTGCTGATAGGTGTAGAGCGGGCCCGCTCAGGACGATACGAAAGTGACGTAGTAAcaagagagaagaagaaaacaaaacggcaCAACATCCCGCCAACAAACGCTGTTCAACCGGTAAGGCGTCTCCAAATGTTATAAGTAGGAAATATCAACCACATTGTTCAACATTCACCAGACAGTCAGAAAATGAAACcccaaaaataaattgcagtaaacgccaaaacaaaacaaaacgatgccaaaccgaccagaataaaaaaaacaaacggtgtACGGTTAAGACGTttccaaaaatacaaaaaacataaacgttCGTGTTCTGacggaagaaaaatgcaaaGTGAGAAAAAAGACAGCAGTATAACTAGAGTGCAGAACAAACTTAACACACACAGAAACTCGCTCGCAAAGAGTTAAAAAcagataaacaaaacacatccaaactcATAAACGACGTGTAGCGCaataaacaaagaaagaaagaaacaaacaaacaatttaacaaATTATCGAATTAGAAAACGGAACGACTCCGGGTAGCAGAAGCAAAAGGATTCAAGGGAAGAAAACAGAATCCAAAAGCAACTCGGATCATTCCAACGGgattcttcagcggaaacgggTGGTGAGGTGAATGATAGGAAAAggataaagaaaaacgtatatatacatatatatataggTGATCGAAAAAGAGTTAAACTGAATAGAATTTTGGAACGCATTAAAAAGAGGTAACGAAAAAGCTTAATAAATAAGCAGTTCACCGAAACCGAAGGCAGTAAGGTAACAGGTATTGAGGACGTGAACATaggagaaaacaaatattatgcTGGATTCAACTAAAAGTGCActaaattttcaaacacggGCGCCAAGATATCGAAGTGCACGCGGTCTAACTTGCTCCCAGCAGGCCCGCAAGGGGAAATTTGTGTTGGAGCAACATAAACGTATACAATAAAGTTccaaaaatggaaacgaaataaCCAGCACGAGCGAAGACGGTAAagctgaaatgaaaacaactgtATGTAACAAGAGGGGAAACCACAAACACGACAA encodes:
- the LOC131281224 gene encoding uncharacterized protein LOC131281224, whose product is MRPGPGLVVMALAFISGARRGTGQQSSSASQSGKLGKFGEDNTEGDGALARINPWLSACDLEQPNSAPDLQGQCSAGTLPVAWINEGPGPPPPCATFRAHDKYNNNNNNKISTKPYNIDNTKYNMENRLNDKQQCLDYLGDNGELSPAQICKKSSQSIETKLKTLRLRHCCERTVGSALHNAAYADVLSGGAGCTDRLTELLETDALAARITCEFTEVLIRYDCGQKYSIIHRCEDCKEAYRRWGCSVFIPYFASREDIKSVNNKTGNRDSDRATQGKSNANHGTAANKQTEPNLSDANKQQLVKNISITVKSSRRKRVRVRPCLNVCQTVEQKCPYMLPGDRAPAYPTQYAGEPTFLCRDLNIEETGEQLRKSNNGPTACCYDYCSSSPADGLCARCDPLHNDTVQEDGELAFSSDLPSISPSCPSIASAPSSSSQSEQCRLAQIAISSPDTTTSTDTTATTTTSTPSSSNRGATASSTAMTLPSSTSPSSSPSRALSSLLRALCALGSVYRTHTGGVHSWAALLVMLTAGPEFASWTKQLVHLLVVL